The following are from one region of the Chloracidobacterium sp. genome:
- a CDS encoding RidA family protein translates to MLFESSGTEAVAQTAAKRAVTAENAPKAIGPYSHGIIANGFIFLAGKIGTDPKTDALVAGGIAEQTDQAISNLEAVLKAAGSSLDDVVKTTVFLADMNDFAKMNEIYARRFKAPFPARSTVQVARLPRDAKIEIEAVAVLSK, encoded by the coding sequence ATGCTTTTTGAATCCTCCGGCACCGAGGCCGTGGCACAGACCGCCGCAAAACGAGCGGTTACCGCAGAAAACGCGCCTAAGGCTATCGGGCCTTATTCGCATGGGATCATAGCGAATGGATTTATTTTCCTTGCCGGCAAGATCGGGACCGATCCGAAAACCGACGCTCTCGTTGCCGGAGGCATCGCTGAGCAGACGGACCAGGCCATCAGTAATCTCGAGGCCGTTCTAAAGGCCGCAGGGTCCTCACTTGACGATGTTGTGAAAACGACGGTTTTTCTTGCGGATATGAACGATTTCGCAAAGATGAACGAGATCTACGCGAGGCGGTTCAAGGCACCTTTCCCGGCTCGTTCGACGGTGCAGGTGGCTCGGCTGCCGCGTGATGCGAAGATAGAGATCGAGGCCGTTGCCGTCTTGAGCAAGTAG
- the sufC gene encoding Fe-S cluster assembly ATPase SufC yields the protein MLLEVKDLHAGIDGKEILKGLNLQVNEGEVHAIMGPNGSGKSTLSKVLAGHPTYEVISGEVLFEGKNLLELEPDERAREGVFMAFQYPVEVPGVSNSQFLRIAYNEKMKHLGREELDPLEFNDYLKEKAKIVEMDPQFFKRSVNEGFSGGEKKRNEILQMAVLEPKLAILDETDSGLDIDALRIVAEGVNKLRSSDNAIILVTHYQRLLNYIHPDFVHVLANGKIVKEGGKELAIELEEKGYDWVKSAAK from the coding sequence ATGTTGCTGGAAGTAAAAGACCTGCATGCAGGCATTGATGGAAAAGAGATATTAAAGGGGCTGAATCTTCAGGTCAATGAGGGTGAGGTCCACGCGATCATGGGGCCGAACGGGTCAGGAAAGTCGACGTTGTCAAAGGTGTTGGCCGGGCATCCGACTTACGAGGTGATCTCGGGCGAGGTGCTTTTCGAAGGCAAGAACCTGCTCGAACTCGAACCGGACGAACGCGCCCGCGAAGGCGTTTTCATGGCGTTTCAGTATCCGGTCGAGGTTCCGGGTGTTTCTAATTCGCAGTTCCTCAGGATCGCCTACAACGAGAAGATGAAGCATCTCGGCCGCGAAGAGCTCGACCCGCTGGAGTTCAATGACTACCTGAAAGAGAAGGCGAAGATCGTCGAGATGGATCCGCAGTTCTTCAAGCGTTCCGTCAACGAAGGCTTTTCTGGCGGCGAAAAGAAACGCAACGAGATACTGCAGATGGCAGTGCTTGAACCGAAGCTCGCCATTTTGGACGAGACCGATTCGGGGCTTGATATCGACGCGCTTCGCATAGTTGCCGAGGGCGTTAACAAATTGCGTTCGAGCGATAACGCGATCATTCTCGTAACGCACTATCAGCGTCTGCTCAATTATATTCATCCTGATTTCGTGCACGTTTTGGCGAACGGCAAGATCGTCAAGGAAGGCGGCAAGGAACTTGCGATAGAGTTGGAAGAAAAGGGATACGATTGGGTTAAATCTGCGGCTAAGTAA
- a CDS encoding cupin domain-containing protein, translating into MEKVNLAEKFSLFAEHWRPKIVGELNGQEVKLAKFKGEFPWHHHETEDELFMAVKGSFRLEFRDRTIELSPGEFVIVPRGVEHRPVADEEVEVMLFEPQNVKNTGNADDARFTSPTGERI; encoded by the coding sequence ATGGAGAAGGTAAATTTAGCCGAGAAATTTTCGCTTTTTGCAGAGCACTGGCGGCCAAAGATCGTTGGCGAACTGAACGGGCAGGAGGTGAAGCTCGCGAAGTTCAAGGGCGAATTTCCGTGGCATCATCACGAAACGGAAGACGAGCTTTTTATGGCGGTAAAGGGCAGTTTCCGCCTCGAGTTCCGAGATAGGACCATCGAGCTTTCTCCGGGCGAATTCGTCATCGTCCCACGCGGCGTCGAGCATCGGCCGGTCGCGGACGAAGAAGTTGAAGTGATGCTCTTTGAGCCGCAAAATGTGAAGAACACCGGCAATGCTGACGACGCACGCTTTACATCGCCGACCGGTGAGAGAATTTGA
- a CDS encoding formate--tetrahydrofolate ligase translates to MGMHSDLDIAQNAKLRPVTEIAAQLGLSPDDIDLYGSPYIGKVRLDVLEKFKDRPNGKYIDISAITPTPLGEGKSTTLIGLGEAMQHLGKKSVITLRQPSQGPTFGIKGGAAGGGYAQVVPMETFNLNLTGDIHAVTAATNLLAAMIDNKLLRGNPLNINPHSITWKRVVDTNDRALRKIIVGLGGRMEGGIPRETGFDITVASEVMAILALTTSLQDMRKRFGRIVVGLTHDKKPVTAEEIGAAGAMTVLMRDAIRPTIMQTLENTPALVHAGPFANVAHGNSSILADMIGIKTADYLMTESGFGADIGAEKFFNIKCRYSGLKPDAAVIVATIRALKSHSGKYKIVAGKPLPPEMLENNVADVEAGAANLRKQIENIKLHGVTPVVAINAFATDHPEEIEAVKRIAIESGALGAAVSTHWADGGKGAIELAEMVIAAADEPSEFKFLYDLDQPIKAKIETIAKKIYGADDVSYAPFADDQIKNYEANGFGKLPICMAKTHLSLSHDPTLKGAPTGFTLPVREVRASVGAGFIYPICGDMRTMPALPEHPAAERVDIDENGNVVGLF, encoded by the coding sequence ATCGGCATGCACTCTGATCTAGACATCGCACAGAACGCGAAACTTCGTCCGGTTACCGAAATAGCCGCGCAGCTTGGCCTCAGCCCTGATGATATCGATCTTTACGGCAGTCCATACATTGGCAAGGTTCGTCTTGACGTACTTGAGAAGTTCAAGGATCGGCCGAACGGCAAATACATCGATATTTCAGCCATAACACCAACGCCTCTCGGTGAGGGAAAATCTACGACTCTCATCGGGCTCGGCGAGGCGATGCAGCACCTTGGCAAAAAGTCGGTGATCACCTTGAGGCAGCCATCACAAGGGCCGACCTTTGGGATAAAGGGCGGTGCGGCCGGCGGCGGCTATGCACAGGTCGTGCCGATGGAGACGTTCAACCTGAACCTGACCGGCGACATTCATGCTGTAACTGCGGCGACAAACCTGCTCGCGGCAATGATCGATAATAAACTGCTCCGGGGAAATCCGCTTAACATCAATCCGCACAGCATCACGTGGAAACGGGTTGTCGATACCAACGACCGTGCGCTTCGCAAGATCATCGTCGGGCTCGGCGGCCGTATGGAAGGCGGCATTCCGCGTGAGACCGGTTTTGACATCACGGTCGCGTCGGAGGTAATGGCCATCCTTGCCTTGACCACCTCGCTTCAGGATATGCGGAAGCGCTTCGGCAGGATCGTCGTTGGACTGACGCACGACAAAAAGCCCGTAACTGCCGAGGAGATCGGAGCCGCCGGTGCGATGACCGTGCTGATGCGCGATGCAATCCGCCCGACGATAATGCAGACGCTAGAAAACACTCCCGCGCTTGTACATGCAGGGCCTTTCGCCAACGTTGCCCACGGCAACAGCAGTATCTTGGCCGACATGATCGGAATCAAGACGGCCGATTACCTGATGACCGAGTCCGGTTTCGGTGCCGACATCGGTGCCGAGAAATTCTTTAACATCAAGTGCCGCTACTCGGGCCTCAAGCCCGATGCGGCCGTCATCGTCGCGACCATCCGAGCGCTAAAATCGCACAGCGGAAAGTATAAGATCGTCGCCGGAAAGCCGCTGCCGCCCGAGATGCTTGAGAACAACGTCGCCGACGTCGAGGCAGGTGCCGCAAACCTCCGAAAGCAGATAGAGAACATTAAGCTCCACGGCGTTACGCCGGTCGTCGCGATAAATGCGTTTGCGACCGATCATCCCGAAGAGATCGAGGCGGTAAAGCGGATCGCGATCGAAAGCGGCGCGCTCGGAGCGGCCGTTTCGACACATTGGGCCGATGGCGGAAAAGGTGCGATCGAACTCGCCGAAATGGTCATCGCCGCTGCCGACGAACCGAGCGAATTCAAATTTCTTTACGACCTCGATCAGCCGATCAAGGCGAAGATCGAAACGATCGCGAAAAAGATCTACGGTGCTGACGACGTCAGCTATGCGCCGTTTGCCGATGACCAGATAAAGAATTACGAGGCAAACGGTTTTGGCAAACTGCCGATCTGTATGGCGAAAACACACCTCAGCCTCAGCCACGACCCGACGCTGAAAGGGGCTCCGACCGGATTTACGCTTCCGGTCCGAGAGGTGCGGGCGAGTGTCGGAGCCGGTTTCATTTATCCGATCTGCGGCGACATGCGTACAATGCCGGCTTTGCCCGAACATCCTGCGGCCGAGCGTGTAGATATCGATGAGAACGGTAATGTTGTAGGATTGTTCTAG
- the sufD gene encoding Fe-S cluster assembly protein SufD, with protein MVLSTAVMKTHFTEDLKKRIANESDLELRSIREEAFAEFASKGFPSLSHEDWKYTNVAPIATADWTIDSGRSNSPAALAIDDLKRFDFRRNGFTALHLAFADIAVLEIEKDTAVIDPIEFNFAAEDGNAIFPHVIIIARAGSKATIVESYEGTGRCFTNTAVQVLVEENANLTHYRIQKESAEAFHYGVTEVLVERGTYNATNINFGGAISRHDIELKFVAEGGEAWVDGLYMLNGSQHSDTHSIIDHTVPNCTSHQNYKGVMNDGSRAVFNGKVFVRENAHGTDAQQSNKNLLLSNDARVDTKPQLEIFNDDVKCSHGATVGQLEEEELFYLLTRGLPETLARNLLTYGFAEEIINKIGIDSIKSDLDAAVLHRLNTKLEG; from the coding sequence ATGGTTTTATCAACAGCCGTAATGAAAACACATTTTACGGAAGATCTTAAGAAGCGGATCGCCAATGAATCGGATCTTGAACTTCGATCGATCCGTGAGGAAGCATTTGCGGAATTCGCGTCAAAGGGATTTCCGTCGCTCTCGCATGAGGACTGGAAATATACGAACGTCGCTCCGATCGCCACGGCCGACTGGACGATAGACAGCGGACGCTCGAACTCGCCGGCGGCGTTGGCGATAGACGATCTGAAACGATTCGACTTTCGCCGAAATGGCTTCACCGCTCTTCACCTGGCATTTGCCGATATTGCCGTCCTCGAGATCGAAAAGGATACGGCCGTGATCGACCCGATCGAGTTTAATTTTGCGGCCGAGGACGGAAACGCGATCTTTCCGCACGTGATCATAATTGCCCGTGCCGGCAGTAAGGCAACTATCGTTGAATCTTATGAGGGAACGGGCCGGTGCTTTACAAATACGGCGGTTCAGGTCTTGGTCGAAGAGAACGCGAACCTGACCCACTATCGTATTCAAAAGGAATCGGCAGAAGCGTTTCATTACGGTGTTACAGAGGTCCTCGTAGAAAGGGGAACCTACAATGCGACCAACATCAACTTTGGCGGCGCGATATCAAGGCATGATATCGAACTGAAGTTTGTTGCCGAGGGCGGTGAGGCGTGGGTAGACGGCCTGTATATGCTGAACGGTTCGCAGCATTCGGATACTCACTCGATCATCGATCATACGGTACCGAACTGCACATCGCATCAGAACTACAAGGGCGTGATGAACGACGGTTCGCGGGCAGTATTCAACGGTAAGGTGTTTGTCCGCGAAAATGCGCACGGAACCGACGCGCAGCAGTCGAACAAAAATCTGCTATTGTCGAATGACGCACGTGTGGACACAAAACCGCAGCTTGAGATCTTTAACGACGATGTAAAGTGTTCGCATGGTGCGACCGTCGGTCAACTCGAGGAAGAAGAACTTTTCTACCTGCTCACGCGCGGATTGCCGGAAACGCTTGCAAGAAATCTGCTTACGTACGGATTTGCGGAAGAGATCATAAATAAGATCGGGATAGATAGTATAAAAAGCGATCTGGACGCCGCCGTCCTGCATCGGCTCAACACAAAGTTGGAAGGATAA
- a CDS encoding sodium-dependent bicarbonate transport family permease — MDTGILISNLTNPTLLFFVMGIVATLVKSDLEIPSTTIKFISLYLLFAIGFKGGQELSHGGFTTEILLSLILGVVIASLIPLYTFFVLKRKMSVSDAAAVAATYGSVSAVTFVAATSFLEAQGVAFGGHMVAVMALMESPAIIVGVILMMRYDPDHDSQSADLKSIVKHSFTNGSVLMILGSLIIGIVADTKQAEGIKPFTTDIFKGFLAIFLLEMGMVTAKRFGAFRKYGWFVTAFAIVAPIVNGAAVAVISGLVTQDVGNRLMFAVLAASASYIAVPAAMRLAAPKADPGLYIPMALGVTFPFNITFGMPIYFAIVRYVSF, encoded by the coding sequence ATGGATACAGGGATCCTTATATCGAACCTGACGAATCCTACCCTGCTGTTCTTTGTCATGGGGATCGTCGCGACATTGGTCAAAAGCGATCTTGAGATACCGTCCACGACGATAAAGTTCATTTCGCTTTATCTGCTGTTTGCGATCGGTTTCAAAGGCGGACAGGAATTGTCGCACGGTGGATTTACCACCGAGATACTGCTGTCGTTAATTCTCGGCGTGGTGATCGCATCCTTGATACCGCTCTATACGTTCTTTGTGCTGAAGCGGAAGATGAGCGTCAGCGATGCGGCCGCCGTCGCAGCTACTTATGGTTCGGTGAGCGCGGTCACGTTCGTTGCAGCGACATCATTCCTTGAGGCGCAGGGGGTCGCGTTCGGCGGGCACATGGTGGCCGTAATGGCATTGATGGAATCGCCGGCGATCATTGTCGGCGTGATCCTGATGATGAGATATGATCCAGACCATGATTCACAAAGTGCTGATCTAAAGAGCATCGTCAAGCATTCTTTCACGAATGGAAGCGTGTTGATGATCCTGGGAAGTTTGATCATCGGGATCGTCGCCGATACGAAACAGGCCGAGGGGATCAAGCCATTCACTACAGACATCTTCAAGGGATTTCTTGCGATATTCCTGCTTGAGATGGGAATGGTGACGGCGAAGCGATTTGGTGCGTTTAGAAAATACGGCTGGTTCGTTACGGCGTTCGCGATAGTAGCGCCGATAGTCAACGGGGCGGCCGTTGCGGTGATAAGCGGGCTGGTGACGCAGGACGTCGGGAACCGACTGATGTTCGCGGTGCTGGCGGCGAGTGCATCGTACATTGCCGTTCCGGCGGCGATGCGGCTTGCGGCCCCTAAAGCGGATCCGGGTTTGTACATTCCGATGGCTTTGGGCGTGACGTTTCCGTTCAACATCACTTTTGGTATGCCGATCTATTTTGCGATCGTGCGTTACGTGAGTTTTTAG
- a CDS encoding DUF3703 domain-containing protein, translated as MKTLIERHIAIEIAEAERLSAAGEAEATFRHLERAHVLGQSSTYQHTRVHWLMLKHGFRQRDTKEIVGQVLRIGGAATKTPLGIYPKGNTGGANVHPLKPMPLEPDLSEILEQAERE; from the coding sequence ATGAAGACCTTGATCGAAAGACACATCGCGATCGAGATCGCCGAGGCCGAAAGGCTTTCAGCCGCAGGCGAGGCCGAGGCGACGTTTCGGCATTTGGAGCGAGCACATGTCTTGGGTCAATCGAGCACTTATCAGCACACGCGTGTTCACTGGCTAATGCTAAAGCACGGGTTTCGGCAACGGGACACGAAAGAGATAGTTGGACAGGTTTTGCGTATCGGCGGTGCTGCGACAAAAACGCCGCTCGGTATTTATCCGAAAGGGAACACCGGCGGCGCGAACGTACATCCGCTGAAGCCGATGCCGTTGGAACCCGATCTGTCGGAGATTTTGGAACAGGCTGAAAGGGAATAA
- a CDS encoding nicotinamide mononucleotide transporter, which produces MQYYGIDWLATAAGLTGVYLLGNRNRLGFLVMMIASLSWMTVGFLISSIALILGSVVFFTLHVRGFLAWRREERNAADGLHITVAK; this is translated from the coding sequence ATGCAATATTACGGCATAGATTGGTTAGCGACGGCGGCGGGTTTGACCGGAGTCTACTTGCTCGGCAACCGAAACCGCTTGGGCTTCCTTGTAATGATGATCGCAAGCTTGAGCTGGATGACTGTCGGGTTTCTGATCAGCAGCATCGCCTTGATATTGGGGAGTGTCGTTTTCTTCACGCTTCATGTGCGCGGTTTTTTGGCATGGCGCCGCGAGGAGCGAAATGCAGCTGACGGCCTACATATTACGGTGGCGAAATGA
- a CDS encoding PhzF family phenazine biosynthesis protein translates to MKLSIFQIDAFTNRPFGGNPAAVVPLDAWLPDDIMQNIALENNLSETAFFVRQDDGYGLRWFTPTFEIDLCGHATLATAFVLFDQLGATEPVLRFHSKSGMLTVERDGDKLVLDFPSRPAARADAPEGLVAAIGREPIEIYRSRDYMLVYESEDDIRSISPDFSSLAKIRTHAVIVTAPGEECDFVSRFFAPEAGINEDPVTGSAHCNLIPFWAEKLGKTEMFARQLSSRGGELFCKHAGERVKIGGHATLYLKGEIFVEVSSQSSRSAQNI, encoded by the coding sequence ATGAAGTTGAGTATTTTTCAGATAGATGCTTTCACGAACCGTCCGTTCGGCGGCAATCCCGCGGCGGTCGTGCCGCTTGATGCGTGGCTGCCGGACGACATAATGCAGAACATAGCGCTCGAGAATAACCTGAGCGAGACGGCGTTCTTTGTCAGGCAGGATGACGGTTACGGGCTTCGATGGTTTACGCCGACGTTCGAGATCGACCTTTGCGGCCACGCAACATTGGCAACGGCGTTCGTGTTGTTCGATCAGCTTGGCGCGACCGAACCGGTTTTGCGTTTTCATTCCAAGAGCGGAATGTTGACCGTTGAACGCGATGGCGACAAGCTTGTGCTTGATTTTCCGTCGAGGCCGGCTGCTCGGGCTGATGCTCCCGAGGGTTTGGTCGCGGCGATCGGGCGGGAGCCGATAGAAATATACCGTTCACGCGATTACATGCTGGTTTATGAGAGCGAAGATGATATCCGATCGATATCGCCCGACTTCTCGTCACTTGCAAAAATTCGGACGCATGCCGTGATAGTGACGGCGCCGGGCGAAGAATGCGATTTTGTTTCGCGTTTCTTTGCACCCGAGGCGGGCATCAATGAAGATCCGGTTACGGGTTCGGCGCATTGCAATCTGATACCGTTCTGGGCAGAGAAATTGGGTAAAACGGAGATGTTCGCGCGGCAGCTCAGTTCACGCGGAGGCGAGCTATTTTGCAAGCATGCGGGTGAACGCGTAAAGATAGGCGGCCACGCGACCCTGTATTTGAAGGGTGAGATCTTCGTTGAAGTCTCATCACAAAGCTCACGGAGCGCTCAGAATATTTAA
- a CDS encoding RidA family protein, producing the protein MNKIQPPNQPQPKGHYSPGIEHNGLIYVSGQLPMTLDTREPFTGDIGEQTELAIRNVEAVLHAAGSDLNHVLQMTIYVSDMELWDEVNKKYAEVMGDHRPARAIVPVKDLHFGTKIEIQAIAAVRAG; encoded by the coding sequence ATGAATAAGATTCAACCACCAAACCAACCTCAACCAAAAGGCCATTATAGTCCGGGCATTGAGCATAATGGCTTGATCTACGTTTCGGGGCAGTTGCCGATGACGCTCGATACGCGTGAGCCGTTCACGGGTGACATAGGTGAGCAGACGGAATTGGCGATAAGGAATGTTGAGGCGGTGCTGCACGCGGCGGGCAGCGATCTGAACCATGTTTTGCAGATGACGATATATGTTTCGGATATGGAACTGTGGGACGAGGTGAATAAGAAATACGCCGAGGTTATGGGCGATCATCGGCCGGCAAGGGCAATAGTGCCGGTAAAGGACCTGCACTTCGGGACGAAGATCGAGATTCAGGCGATCGCGGCGGTGCGAGCCGGATAA
- a CDS encoding cysteine desulfurase has product MSNWNVEKVRKDFPVLAREVNGKPLVYLDNAASSQVPQMVIDRGSKYLAEEHSNVHRGVHYLSQHATNAFEAAREKVKRFINAKEAAECIFVRGCTEGVNLVASSYGRQFINEGDEILVSQMEHHSNIVPWQIVAEERGAKIRVIPINERGELIIEEYENLLNERTKIVAVSHVSNSLGTVNPVRAMIATAHKFGVPVCVDAAQSVPHFPVDVQDLDADFFVFSGHKMFAPTGSGVAYGKREWLDKMPPYQTGGGMIRTVTLERSTFAPIPEKFEAGTPAIANAIGLGAAIDYINALDFEAAAAYEHELLEYATERLADIPEVTIIGTAAEKASVLSFTIEGIHPHDIGTILDQQGIAIRAGHHCAQPVMQFFDVPATARASFAFYNTREEVDKLADSIQKVIEVFA; this is encoded by the coding sequence ATGAGCAATTGGAACGTTGAAAAGGTCAGAAAGGATTTTCCGGTGTTGGCGCGAGAGGTAAACGGCAAGCCTCTGGTCTATCTTGATAACGCTGCGTCGTCGCAAGTTCCGCAGATGGTCATCGACCGCGGATCAAAGTATCTTGCCGAGGAACATTCAAACGTTCATCGCGGCGTTCACTACCTGTCACAGCATGCGACAAATGCGTTCGAAGCGGCCCGCGAAAAGGTCAAACGATTTATAAACGCCAAAGAAGCGGCGGAATGTATATTCGTCCGGGGTTGTACCGAGGGCGTCAATCTCGTGGCGTCGAGCTATGGCCGGCAGTTCATCAACGAAGGAGACGAGATATTGGTATCACAGATGGAACACCACTCAAACATAGTTCCGTGGCAGATCGTTGCCGAGGAACGCGGTGCGAAGATCCGTGTCATACCAATTAACGAACGCGGCGAGCTGATCATCGAAGAATACGAGAATCTGCTCAATGAACGCACAAAGATCGTTGCAGTTTCGCACGTTTCAAATTCACTTGGAACGGTAAACCCGGTGAGGGCGATGATCGCGACCGCGCACAAGTTCGGCGTGCCTGTTTGCGTCGATGCGGCCCAAAGTGTGCCCCATTTTCCGGTTGACGTGCAGGATCTCGACGCAGATTTCTTTGTCTTTTCCGGACACAAGATGTTCGCCCCGACCGGCAGCGGCGTGGCTTATGGCAAACGTGAATGGCTCGACAAAATGCCGCCGTATCAAACGGGCGGCGGTATGATCCGCACGGTAACGCTCGAGCGTTCGACATTTGCTCCGATACCCGAGAAGTTTGAGGCCGGAACACCTGCTATAGCAAACGCTATCGGGCTCGGAGCGGCTATCGATTACATAAATGCGCTCGATTTTGAAGCCGCTGCTGCATACGAACACGAGTTGCTTGAGTATGCGACCGAGCGGCTCGCGGATATTCCGGAAGTGACGATAATCGGAACGGCGGCCGAAAAGGCGAGCGTTCTTTCGTTTACGATAGAGGGAATTCACCCGCATGATATCGGTACCATTCTAGACCAGCAGGGCATTGCCATCCGTGCCGGACACCATTGTGCACAGCCGGTCATGCAGTTCTTTGATGTGCCTGCGACGGCGCGTGCGTCTTTCGCCTTTTACAACACGCGCGAAGAGGTCGATAAGTTGGCGGATTCGATCCAGAAGGTGATCGAGGTATTTGCATAG
- a CDS encoding glycosyltransferase family 39 protein: MAKADPQPNQRSLVPVLTAAWATVLLIAFFANRGDDVGRLGQLIGDLGGGALLGEGALAAFYAAVGAALIFGSWLGVGHFAFSAIRPVRSDDHSHILELATKAALGAAVWSVVWLVLGTVGLYSATAAVIAIVLGQLLFAFSLKRVREVKEESRVPERATLADKALLLLIAFPLGLSLITSLAPPTAKDTLLYHFSVPKQFIVQGSNAFVDGNIASYLALGTEMHSLWAMLLGSLVNGRVGEAAAGGVIWLFFPLLLAAVFGITREIGISRRWSLIAVLMVASVPTAYHVASSAYIDLALALYVLLAAYVLTRWWKTSETSWLVLMAIFLGAALSSKLTTLFVIAAFALLILFRVRKAQAAEPDRVGKIAAFAFGALLMAGVIASPWYVRTWAETGSPIFPFYLSIVPAEAPGWDVERSNLFQMMNSQYGGYEKSPLDYLLAPWNISVTAQPEIATHFDGVLGIAFLIGLPLLIHTLWKFELPVEARIFAAIAAVMFLFWLFSSQQLRYLLPIVPLLAISIAASVQAIAGQLAGSSKWFEAGLAGASAAMLLVTFAWFAQKAPLRVVLGGETPDSYLARNIDYYPYYQWLNTESAPDSKAWLINMRRDTYHLDRPYFSDYLFEDWTLRRMVWESRNGEELKARAAALGVQYILTRHDFLFDHERSPLVDDARPKAENEAKLRMAHDLVMDKARTVKADQKFSLVKVF, translated from the coding sequence TTGGCAAAGGCGGATCCACAACCGAATCAAAGGTCGCTTGTTCCCGTTCTGACGGCGGCGTGGGCGACGGTTCTGCTTATCGCTTTTTTTGCGAACCGCGGCGATGATGTCGGGCGGCTAGGCCAGCTCATTGGCGATCTCGGCGGCGGCGCTTTGCTTGGCGAGGGCGCTCTCGCCGCTTTTTACGCTGCCGTTGGGGCGGCACTTATCTTTGGCTCGTGGTTAGGTGTCGGACATTTTGCGTTTTCTGCGATCCGGCCGGTCAGAAGCGACGATCATTCGCATATTCTCGAGTTGGCAACCAAGGCCGCGTTGGGGGCGGCTGTTTGGTCAGTAGTCTGGCTCGTCCTGGGGACGGTTGGGCTGTATTCGGCAACGGCTGCGGTCATCGCGATCGTTCTTGGCCAGTTGCTCTTCGCTTTCAGTCTTAAGCGCGTCAGAGAAGTAAAAGAAGAAAGCCGTGTCCCCGAACGGGCGACTCTTGCCGATAAAGCATTGCTTTTACTGATCGCGTTCCCGCTTGGGCTTTCGTTGATCACGAGTCTTGCCCCGCCGACCGCAAAAGACACGCTTCTTTATCACTTTTCCGTACCGAAGCAATTCATCGTCCAGGGAAGCAATGCATTTGTCGATGGCAATATTGCCAGTTATCTCGCGCTCGGGACCGAAATGCACAGCCTTTGGGCGATGCTCTTAGGCAGCCTCGTCAATGGACGCGTTGGTGAGGCCGCCGCGGGTGGCGTGATCTGGCTCTTTTTTCCACTTCTGCTGGCAGCGGTGTTCGGTATTACCCGCGAGATCGGTATTTCGCGGCGTTGGTCGCTGATCGCTGTGCTGATGGTTGCGTCGGTTCCGACGGCTTATCACGTGGCATCAAGCGCTTACATCGACCTCGCACTTGCATTGTACGTTCTGCTCGCGGCCTATGTCCTGACTCGTTGGTGGAAGACGTCGGAAACGAGCTGGCTGGTGTTAATGGCGATATTCCTCGGTGCGGCATTGTCGTCAAAGCTGACCACGCTCTTCGTCATTGCGGCATTTGCCCTGTTGATCTTGTTTCGTGTCAGAAAAGCACAAGCGGCCGAACCGGACCGCGTCGGGAAGATCGCGGCGTTTGCATTCGGGGCTTTGCTGATGGCCGGCGTCATCGCATCGCCGTGGTATGTGCGGACGTGGGCAGAAACGGGCAGCCCGATATTTCCGTTTTATTTGAGCATCGTGCCGGCCGAGGCTCCGGGTTGGGACGTCGAGCGTTCTAACCTGTTCCAAATGATGAATTCGCAATACGGCGGATATGAAAAATCGCCGCTCGACTATCTGCTTGCGCCGTGGAATATTTCGGTCACGGCTCAGCCTGAGATCGCGACGCATTTCGACGGCGTTTTGGGCATCGCATTTCTGATCGGGCTGCCGCTGCTTATCCATACTCTCTGGAAATTCGAACTCCCCGTCGAGGCCAGGATCTTTGCGGCCATCGCTGCGGTGATGTTCTTGTTCTGGTTGTTTTCGAGCCAGCAGCTCCGATATCTGTTGCCGATCGTCCCGCTGCTGGCAATAAGCATCGCGGCATCTGTTCAAGCGATCGCTGGACAACTTGCAGGCAGCTCTAAGTGGTTTGAAGCAGGGTTGGCCGGGGCTTCGGCGGCAATGCTGCTGGTGACCTTCGCCTGGTTCGCGCAAAAGGCTCCGCTTCGGGTCGTGCTGGGCGGGGAAACCCCGGATTCGTATTTAGCGCGCAATATCGACTACTACCCGTACTATCAGTGGCTTAACACTGAATCGGCGCCGGACTCAAAAGCATGGCTGATAAACATGCGGCGCGACACCTATCATCTCGATCGGCCGTATTTTTCGGACTACCTGTTCGAGGATTGGACACTCCGCCGGATGGTATGGGAATCAAGAAACGGCGAGGAACTTAAAGCAAGGGCAGCGGCATTGGGTGTACAGTATATATTGACGCGCCATGATTTTCTCTTCGATCACGAACGCTCACCGCTTGTTGACGATGCGAGACCGAAAGCGGAGAACGAAGCGAAGCTAAGGATGGCGCATGATCTCGTCATGGACAAAGCACGGACGGTGAAGGCAGATCAGAAATTTAGTTTGGTTAAGGTATTTTAG